The genomic DNA CGTCCTGCCGAGCGCGACCGACATCGAGGCGTTCGTCAAGTCCGACCCCGCGAACCTCCAGTCGGTGGTCGACGACCTCCGGGAGGAGTACGACTACGTCCTGCTCGACACGGGCGCGGGCGTCAGCTACGACACCCTGGTGCCGCTGGCGCTGGCCGACCGGGTGCTGCTGGTCGCGACGCCCGACGTCGCCTCGGTCCGGGACACCGCCAAGACCGGCGAGCTCGCCGAGCGGGTCGAGAGCGAGGTCAGGGGCGCCGTGCTGACCCAGCGCAGCAGCGACATCCTCAACGCCGACGACGTCGAGGAGACGCTGGGCACGGACGTCCTCGCGGTGGTTCCCCAGGACGAGGCGGTCCCGATGGGTATCGACGCCGGCCGGCCGCTTGCTGCGTTCGCCCCCAACGCTCCCGCCGGCCAGGCCTACCGCGACCTCGCCGCGGTGCTGACCGGGGACGCCGACCCCGACCCCGAACTCGACTTCGACGGCGCGGCCGACGGCGACGCGGCCGAATCGAGCGACGGCCTCGGCGCGGACGCCCTCAGCGGCTCCGAGCGGGCCGCGAACCTCCGGGATACCCTCGGCGACAGCGACGGGAGCGAGGGCCTGCTCGGCGGCGAACTCGCGAACGCGGCCGACGAGATCCGCGCCCAGGCGAAGGCGAACGCGGCCTCGTCGGCCGACCGGACCGACGCCGAAAGCGGGGACGAGAGCGCGGTCGACGCGGGAACCGCAGACCGCGACCCTCCCGCGACCGACCCTGACGAGGCCGACGGCGCGAAGGGCGACGAGGCGGCGTCGGCTGACGCGAGCGAGGACGAAGGCGAAGTGGCATCGGCTGGCGCGACTGAGGACGATGCGGCGTCGACCGGCGCGAGCGGGGCCCGGAGCGTCGACGACCTCCTCGACGAGCACATCAGCGACGAGCGCCTCGGCGGTCCCGCCGCATCGGGTGACGGCGACCCGCTCGCCCAGGTCGGCGAGGAGCTCTCCGGCGACGACGCGGCCGCCACCGGCGCGGGGAACGATGCGTCGGGTAGCACCGCCCCGGCGGACGGCGGGAGCGACGACCCGCTCGCGGCCGAGGACGGCGCCGCGGAGACCGGCGACCCCTTCGCCGAGGCGGAGGACCCGCTCGCCGCGGACGCGAGCGACGGCCAGTCCTCGTCGCCGGCCGAGACGCCCGGAGACGCGGCGACCAGCGAAACGTCCCGCGAAGCAGCGTCGACTTCCGGCACCGCCGACGAACCGGAGTCGGAGCCGGCGGTCGAGCCCGCCGAGGTTCGAACCGAGGCCGCCGAGGAGTCGAGCGAGTCGGCGACCGACCAGGAGGGGGACGACGTCGCGGGCGCGGTCCCGTTCGAGGAGCGGGACCTCCAGCGCCCCGCCGACGAGTCGGCCGAATCCCCCGACGGCGACGACGAAACCGAGGAAAAGGGTCGGGCCGACGAGGGGACGCGCGACGACGAACCCGGCGAGGACGGCGGCGTGCTGGGCCGCCTCGGGTCGATATTCAAGTAGAACCGACAACCTCTAAGGAGCTTCGCCGTCGAAGCTATCACCATGGCAGACGATAGTTCGGTTTCGTTCTGGTGGGTACTGCTGTTCGTGTTGCTGACGCTCGCGGTCACCGCCGGCGCGGTCCTCTTCGTCGGCGGCGACCTCATCGTCCCGCCGTCCGGGTTCGTGCTCCCCGTCTGATTCTGCGGTTGTCCGGTCCAGCGAACGCGTCGCCCGACTCCTACATCGACCGGGGTGCGGCGACGCCCAGGACCTGGAGGGCGTTGCCGACCGCGTGCTTCGACGCCGCGACCAGCGCCAGCCGCGCGTCCCGGAGGTCGTCGTCGACGTCGTCGGAAAGCACCGGGCACTCGCGGTAGAACGCGTTGAACGTCTCGGCGATCTCCCGGGTGTAGGTCGCGACCACGTGGGGTTCGAGGTCGGCGGCGGCCTCCTCGATGACGGCGGGGAAGCGCGCGACGACCTCCAGCAGTTCGCGCTCGGCCGCGGTGTCGAGCAGGTCGGCGTCGACGTCCCCGGCGAGTTCCGCCGACCCCGCGGGGTCGATGCCCGCCTCTTCGAGGATGCCGCAGCAGCGCGCGTGGACGTACTGGACGTACGGCGCGCTCTGGGCCTCGAAGTCGAGCGCCCGGTCCCACTCGAAGGTGATGGCCTTGGTCGGCTGCTTCGAGACGATGTCGTACCGGACCGCGCCGATGCCGACCTGCTCGGCGATGCGCTCGACGTCCTCGTCGGTCAGGTCGTCGTCGCGGATGCGGTCGTCGAGCCGGGTCTCGACCTCCTCGCGGGCCCGGTCGATGGCCTCGTCGAGCAGGTCGTCGAGGTCGATGCCGGTTCCCGCGCGCGTCGACATCTTCCCCTCGGGGAGGTTGACGTAGGAGTAGATGACCTGCTCCAGTTGGTCGGTGTCGTTGCCCAGCAGGTCGAGCGTGGCGGTCATCTGGTCGGCCTGGAGCTTGTGGTCCTCGCCGAGCACGGTGACGGCGCGGTCGTACTCGTCGAACTTCCACTCGTGGTGGGCGAGGTCGCGGGTCGCGTAGAGTGTGGTGCCGTCCGACCGCAGGAAGACGAAGTTCTTCTCGATGCCGAACGCCGAGAGGTCGAGCTGCCAGGCGTCCTCCTCGTAGACGGCCTCGTCCAGCTCCTTCAGGCGCTCGACCACGTCGTCGGCCGACCCGTCCCGGAGGAACCGGGTCTCCTTGACGAACTCGTCGAACTCCGCGGGGAGGCGGTCGAGCGTCTCGCGCATCCCGCCGAGCACGGTGTCGACGACCGCCTGGACGCGCTCGTAGGTCTCCGCGTCGCCCTCCTCCAGTCCCTGCATGATGGCCTGTATCTCGGCCTCCGCCGCCTCGACCTCGTCGGGGTCGCCGTT from Halorussus rarus includes the following:
- the minD gene encoding cell division ATPase MinD, yielding MSDTVYAVASGKGGVGKTTTAINLGAMLADRGHAVVVVDTDLGMANLADFLDFEIETPTLHEVLAGEASFADAVYEAPGDIDVLPSATDIEAFVKSDPANLQSVVDDLREEYDYVLLDTGAGVSYDTLVPLALADRVLLVATPDVASVRDTAKTGELAERVESEVRGAVLTQRSSDILNADDVEETLGTDVLAVVPQDEAVPMGIDAGRPLAAFAPNAPAGQAYRDLAAVLTGDADPDPELDFDGAADGDAAESSDGLGADALSGSERAANLRDTLGDSDGSEGLLGGELANAADEIRAQAKANAASSADRTDAESGDESAVDAGTADRDPPATDPDEADGAKGDEAASADASEDEGEVASAGATEDDAASTGASGARSVDDLLDEHISDERLGGPAASGDGDPLAQVGEELSGDDAAATGAGNDASGSTAPADGGSDDPLAAEDGAAETGDPFAEAEDPLAADASDGQSSSPAETPGDAATSETSREAASTSGTADEPESEPAVEPAEVRTEAAEESSESATDQEGDDVAGAVPFEERDLQRPADESAESPDGDDETEEKGRADEGTRDDEPGEDGGVLGRLGSIFK
- the argS gene encoding arginine--tRNA ligase, which encodes MYLQFRDEVEAALVSALDALDLPTDDLGVEDPPEGVDAVLASSAAFRLAGEVGAPPPQVAGQIADEIDVAEYDLIEGASAQGAYVNFAPSDAYYAGTVEQAQSADFGHLDSTGQQVVVEHTSANPTGPVHVGRARNPIVGDAVARVLSFAGHDVDRHYYVNDAGRQMAVFTWAYETFDESDLDSEPERDKADYDLVRYYRTGNDFLENGDPDEVEAAEAEIQAIMQGLEEGDAETYERVQAVVDTVLGGMRETLDRLPAEFDEFVKETRFLRDGSADDVVERLKELDEAVYEEDAWQLDLSAFGIEKNFVFLRSDGTTLYATRDLAHHEWKFDEYDRAVTVLGEDHKLQADQMTATLDLLGNDTDQLEQVIYSYVNLPEGKMSTRAGTGIDLDDLLDEAIDRAREEVETRLDDRIRDDDLTDEDVERIAEQVGIGAVRYDIVSKQPTKAITFEWDRALDFEAQSAPYVQYVHARCCGILEEAGIDPAGSAELAGDVDADLLDTAAERELLEVVARFPAVIEEAAADLEPHVVATYTREIAETFNAFYRECPVLSDDVDDDLRDARLALVAASKHAVGNALQVLGVAAPRSM